In Kitasatospora sp. NA04385, a single genomic region encodes these proteins:
- a CDS encoding BTAD domain-containing putative transcriptional regulator — translation MHYGILGTTTAHHDDGTPVALGGARLRALLAALALRQGRPVPAELLADEVWADEPPQDAAAALQTLVGRLRRTVGRAEIGSGPAGYWLTDPRTDVAEFQRRAADGARALQGGDPAAAEQLTAALALWRGPALADLPDRTAPAARLEAQREEARRHRLTAALELGRTAEVTAELAELCRDHPFDEQLQALQLRALRAAGRTAEALGRYEEIRRTLAEELGTDPGPELRSLHQELLRSEPVAAPAPAPAPRPRPPRARRAARRPAAGNLRPGRTSFVGRDGELATVADALTAGRLTTLTGPGGSGKTRLSVEAGRREQDAARWPGGVWQVELAPLDDPAAVPDAVASALGLRETVLHTGGAVAEAIEGARKDPVSRLVDHLGRRRVLLLLDNCEHVVQAAADLADRLLADCPGVTVLATSREPLGVPGESVLPVEPLPDPTALRLLAERGAAARPGFRTDQDPDACAELCRRLDGLPLAIELAAARLRGLTPRQLADRLDSRFALLTAGSRTLLPRQQTLRAVVDWSWDLLGTRERAVLRRLSVFAGGCTLEAAEQVVADGELVRREDVADLLLSLVDKSLLVAGLGEQPRYWMLETIHEYAAERLAEAGETEAGETGAGGRHTAHYRELGRTAYLNLHGPGQLDELDRLDRERENVRAALRRAVDTGQEQEALVLALSMAGYWMLRDYRDESVAWYEAVAALCPDPYADDAPPPVPLTAGPLDAPLPMPPEMLQEARRQLVLVRLLSLFSGDMSMLDSQDTLGTAQRVLATYTPDLPQSYRQPVLGRIFAVFLTGEMERTRVVMDDAVAGARVHGGPLDLAFALQLRARLLNDLAGSLDQAIVDSEEALALYSALGDRWGMADALSCKAENATKSGHSRQAEAAFRQAIELSVQLGAYQEVPMMRARLGEVVAERDPETGERMVREAVEAVPETDSEGARLYGRLVLCNLATRRGAYAEALAALDGLPADQGPGGLVPTVFTGITACIRGWVVALAGDPAAGLELIRGGRRTMAESEGGVSVFVEHMAMMLMIPLAGALVEYARLHDDPGAARRAAELLGAHQGLSGTPGSFTERWECGRATAAARALLGADDYLAAYERGGRLTHREASALLDDPGSYRPGAG, via the coding sequence GTGCACTACGGCATCCTCGGCACCACCACCGCCCACCACGACGACGGCACCCCGGTCGCCCTCGGCGGCGCCCGGCTGCGCGCCCTGCTGGCCGCGCTCGCGCTGCGCCAGGGCCGCCCGGTGCCCGCCGAACTGCTCGCCGACGAGGTGTGGGCCGACGAGCCCCCGCAGGACGCGGCCGCCGCGCTGCAGACCCTGGTCGGCCGGCTGCGCCGGACCGTCGGCCGGGCCGAGATCGGCTCCGGGCCCGCCGGATACTGGCTGACCGACCCGCGCACCGACGTCGCCGAGTTCCAGCGCCGGGCCGCCGACGGCGCCCGCGCCCTGCAGGGCGGCGACCCGGCCGCCGCCGAGCAGCTCACCGCCGCGCTCGCGCTGTGGCGCGGCCCCGCCCTCGCCGACCTGCCCGACCGCACCGCCCCCGCCGCCCGGCTGGAGGCGCAGCGCGAGGAGGCCCGCCGGCACCGGCTGACCGCCGCCCTGGAACTCGGCCGCACCGCCGAGGTCACCGCCGAGCTCGCCGAACTCTGCCGCGACCACCCCTTCGACGAGCAGCTCCAGGCCCTCCAGCTGCGCGCCCTGCGCGCCGCCGGCCGGACCGCCGAGGCGCTCGGCCGCTACGAGGAGATCCGGCGCACCCTGGCCGAGGAGCTGGGCACCGACCCCGGGCCCGAACTGCGCTCCCTGCACCAGGAGTTGCTGCGGTCCGAGCCGGTCGCCGCCCCCGCGCCCGCGCCCGCCCCGCGCCCGCGCCCGCCCCGCGCCCGCCGCGCCGCCCGCCGCCCCGCGGCCGGCAACCTGCGCCCCGGCCGGACCAGCTTCGTCGGCCGGGACGGCGAACTCGCCACCGTCGCCGACGCCCTGACGGCCGGCCGGCTCACCACCCTGACCGGCCCCGGCGGCTCCGGCAAGACCCGGCTGTCGGTCGAGGCCGGCCGCCGCGAGCAGGACGCCGCCCGCTGGCCCGGCGGCGTCTGGCAGGTCGAACTCGCCCCGCTGGACGACCCGGCCGCCGTGCCCGACGCCGTCGCCTCCGCGCTCGGCCTGCGCGAGACGGTGCTGCACACCGGCGGCGCCGTCGCCGAGGCCATCGAGGGCGCCCGCAAGGACCCGGTCTCCCGGCTGGTCGACCACCTCGGCCGCCGCCGCGTCCTGCTGCTGCTCGACAACTGCGAGCACGTCGTCCAGGCCGCCGCCGACCTCGCCGACCGGCTGCTCGCCGACTGCCCCGGCGTCACCGTGCTCGCCACCAGCCGCGAACCGCTCGGCGTCCCCGGCGAGTCCGTGCTGCCGGTGGAGCCGCTGCCCGACCCGACCGCGCTGCGGCTGCTCGCCGAACGCGGCGCCGCCGCCCGCCCGGGCTTCCGCACCGACCAGGACCCGGACGCCTGCGCCGAACTCTGCCGCCGCCTGGACGGCCTGCCGCTGGCCATCGAGCTCGCCGCCGCCCGGCTGCGCGGCCTCACCCCCCGCCAGCTCGCCGACCGCCTCGACTCCCGGTTCGCCCTGCTCACCGCCGGATCGCGCACCCTGCTGCCCCGCCAGCAGACCCTGCGCGCCGTCGTCGACTGGTCCTGGGACCTGCTGGGCACCCGCGAGCGCGCCGTGCTGCGCCGGCTCTCGGTGTTCGCCGGCGGCTGCACCCTGGAGGCCGCCGAACAGGTCGTCGCCGACGGCGAACTGGTGCGCCGCGAGGACGTCGCGGACCTGCTGCTCTCGCTGGTCGACAAGTCCCTGCTGGTGGCCGGGCTGGGCGAACAGCCGCGCTACTGGATGCTGGAGACCATCCACGAGTACGCCGCCGAGCGCCTCGCCGAGGCCGGCGAGACCGAGGCCGGCGAGACCGGGGCCGGCGGCCGCCACACCGCCCACTACCGGGAACTCGGCCGCACCGCCTACCTGAACCTGCACGGCCCCGGGCAGCTCGACGAACTCGACCGCCTCGACCGCGAGCGGGAGAACGTCCGGGCCGCGCTGCGCCGCGCCGTGGACACCGGCCAGGAGCAGGAGGCCCTGGTCCTGGCGCTGTCGATGGCGGGCTACTGGATGCTGCGCGACTACCGCGACGAGTCCGTCGCCTGGTACGAGGCGGTCGCCGCGCTCTGCCCCGACCCGTACGCCGACGACGCCCCGCCGCCCGTCCCGCTCACCGCGGGCCCGCTGGACGCGCCGCTGCCGATGCCGCCCGAAATGCTCCAGGAGGCCCGCCGCCAACTGGTGCTCGTCCGGCTGCTCAGCCTGTTCTCCGGGGACATGAGCATGCTGGACAGCCAGGACACCCTGGGCACCGCCCAGCGCGTCCTGGCGACCTACACCCCCGACCTGCCGCAGTCCTACCGGCAGCCGGTGCTCGGCCGGATCTTCGCGGTCTTCCTCACCGGCGAGATGGAGCGCACCCGCGTGGTGATGGACGACGCGGTGGCCGGCGCCCGGGTGCACGGCGGCCCGCTGGACCTGGCGTTCGCCCTGCAACTGCGCGCCCGGCTGCTCAACGACCTGGCCGGCTCGCTCGACCAGGCGATCGTCGACAGCGAGGAGGCGCTGGCCCTGTACAGCGCGCTGGGCGACCGCTGGGGCATGGCCGACGCGCTCTCCTGCAAGGCCGAGAACGCCACCAAGTCCGGCCACTCCCGGCAGGCCGAGGCGGCCTTCCGGCAGGCCATCGAGCTCTCCGTCCAGCTCGGCGCCTACCAGGAGGTCCCGATGATGCGGGCCCGGCTCGGCGAGGTGGTGGCCGAACGCGACCCGGAGACCGGCGAACGGATGGTCCGCGAGGCGGTCGAGGCCGTCCCCGAGACCGACTCCGAGGGCGCCCGGCTGTACGGGCGGCTGGTGCTGTGCAACCTGGCCACCCGGCGCGGCGCGTACGCCGAGGCGCTCGCCGCGCTCGACGGGCTCCCCGCCGATCAGGGCCCGGGCGGCCTCGTCCCCACGGTGTTCACCGGCATCACCGCCTGCATCCGCGGCTGGGTGGTGGCCCTGGCCGGTGACCCGGCGGCCGGTCTGGAGCTGATCCGCGGGGGCCGCCGGACGATGGCCGAGTCCGAGGGCGGCGTCAGCGTCTTCGTCGAGCACATGGCGATGATGCTGATGATCCCGCTGGCCGGCGCTCTGGTCGAGTACGCCCGGCTCCACGACGACCCGGGCGCCGCCCGCCGCGCGGCCGAACTGCTCGGCGCCCACCAGGGGCTGAGCGGCACGCCCGGCTCGTTCACCGAGCGCTGGGAGTGCGGCCGGGCCACCGCCGCCGCCCGCGCCCTGCTCGGCGCCGACGACTACCTGGCCGCGTACGAACGGGGCGGACGCCTCACGCACCGTGAGGCGTCCGCCCTGCTCGACGATCCCGGGTCGTACCGGCCCGGGGCCGGCTGA
- a CDS encoding site-2 protease family protein, producing the protein MTYASTGQRSAENRVSPIFLALAAILLASGWALATGWGNDRFGVFLFVVSGWMVSLCLHEYAHARTALAGGDITVGTKGYLTLNPLKYGHVVLSFVLPVVFVIMGGIGLPGGAVYIERDRIAGRLKHSLISAAGPLVNVAFGVVTLVLVSRGWFDNPDVPAHYDGQDLWFSPLPAALGFLAYLQVTAAILNLLPVPGLDGYGIVEPWLSYKVRRAVAPYAPYGMLLLFALMWQSKVGQWMYDLVSGIFGLFGADSRYIDLGRILFSFWKTY; encoded by the coding sequence ATGACCTACGCCAGCACCGGCCAGCGCAGCGCGGAGAACCGGGTCAGCCCGATCTTCCTGGCCCTGGCCGCCATCCTGCTCGCCTCCGGCTGGGCGCTGGCCACCGGCTGGGGCAACGACCGGTTCGGCGTCTTCCTGTTCGTGGTCTCCGGCTGGATGGTCTCGCTCTGCCTGCACGAGTACGCGCACGCGCGCACCGCGCTGGCGGGCGGCGACATCACGGTCGGCACCAAGGGCTACCTGACGCTGAACCCGCTGAAGTACGGGCACGTGGTGCTGAGCTTCGTGCTGCCGGTGGTCTTCGTGATCATGGGCGGCATCGGCCTGCCCGGCGGTGCGGTCTACATCGAGCGGGACCGGATCGCGGGCCGGCTCAAGCACAGCCTCATCTCGGCGGCCGGGCCGCTGGTGAACGTCGCCTTCGGCGTGGTGACGCTGGTGCTGGTCAGCCGGGGCTGGTTCGACAACCCGGACGTACCGGCCCACTACGACGGCCAGGACCTGTGGTTCTCGCCGCTGCCCGCCGCGCTGGGCTTCCTCGCCTACCTGCAGGTGACGGCGGCGATCCTGAACCTGCTGCCGGTGCCGGGCCTGGACGGCTACGGCATCGTCGAGCCCTGGCTGTCGTACAAGGTCCGGCGGGCGGTCGCCCCGTACGCGCCCTACGGCATGCTGCTGCTGTTCGCGCTGATGTGGCAGAGCAAGGTCGGGCAGTGGATGTACGACCTGGTGTCGGGGATCTTCGGCCTGTTCGGCGCCGACTCCCGGTACATCGACCTGGGCCGGATCCTGTTCTCGTTCTGGAAGACCTACTAG
- the npdG gene encoding NADPH-dependent F420 reductase: MTQPDSVNATAGPGRNLPDVSHLVVGVLGGTGDQGRGLALRLAKAGQQVVIGSRSAERAAACAAELGLGIRGADNAACAADSDVVIVAVPWDGHAETLTALRAELAGKIVVDCVNPLGFDKQGAYPLQVPEGSAAQQAAALLPDSTVTAAFHHLSAVLLQDESVERIDTDVMVLGEDRAATETVQALASRIPGMRGIFAGRLRNAHQVESLVANLISVNRRYKAHAGLRITDV, encoded by the coding sequence ATGACGCAACCCGATTCAGTGAACGCGACGGCCGGGCCGGGCCGGAACCTGCCCGACGTCTCCCACCTGGTGGTGGGTGTCCTCGGCGGCACCGGGGACCAGGGCCGCGGCCTCGCCCTGCGGCTCGCCAAGGCCGGACAGCAGGTGGTGATCGGCTCCCGCAGCGCCGAACGCGCCGCGGCCTGCGCGGCCGAACTGGGCCTGGGCATCCGCGGCGCCGACAACGCGGCCTGCGCCGCCGACAGCGACGTGGTGATCGTCGCGGTGCCGTGGGACGGCCACGCCGAGACGCTCACCGCGCTGCGCGCCGAACTCGCCGGGAAGATCGTGGTCGACTGCGTCAACCCGCTGGGCTTCGACAAGCAGGGCGCCTACCCGCTGCAGGTCCCCGAGGGCTCGGCCGCCCAGCAGGCCGCCGCGCTGCTGCCCGACTCCACCGTCACCGCGGCCTTCCACCACCTGTCGGCGGTGCTGCTGCAGGACGAGAGCGTCGAGCGGATCGACACCGACGTGATGGTGCTGGGCGAGGACCGGGCCGCCACCGAGACCGTGCAGGCGCTGGCCTCCCGGATTCCCGGCATGCGCGGCATCTTCGCGGGCCGGCTGCGCAACGCCCACCAGGTGGAGTCGCTGGTCGCCAACCTGATCTCGGTCAACCGCCGCTACAAGGCCCACGCGGGTCTGCGGATCACCGACGTGTGA
- a CDS encoding MFS transporter, translating into MTGTAPFFRRLLPDLTPWRASRDFRLLWASGCVTGFGSFLSFVALPIQIKELTGSTFAVGLVGAFELVPLVVFGLWGGALADALDRRRLVLLSEAGLALLAALLLANALLPHPLLWPIYLVAALTAALAGLQRPALDSMVPRVVAHDQLPAAFALNSLYRNVASVAGPPLAGVVVAVSGARSAYALDLLTFLLSLALIVRMRPVPPAESAESPSLRTIGQGLSYAWSRKDLLGTYAIDLVAMLFAYPVALYPFLAAELDAEWALGLLYGATAAGALLVAATGGWTARVHRHGRMLLFAALGWGGAMALAGLAGNVWLVLLFLAVAGGADQVSGVARSTIWNQSIPDELRGRLAGVEVLSYSVGPQLGQVRAGGMAALVGVRGSIWAGGLLCVAGVLALTAAIPRLLAWDSRTDPHALAVRAQHERQAAGVS; encoded by the coding sequence GTGACAGGTACCGCTCCGTTCTTCCGCAGGCTCCTCCCGGATCTCACGCCCTGGCGTGCCTCCCGGGACTTCCGGCTGCTCTGGGCCTCGGGGTGCGTCACCGGGTTCGGCAGCTTCCTGTCGTTCGTGGCGCTGCCGATCCAGATCAAGGAGCTGACGGGTTCGACCTTCGCGGTGGGCCTGGTCGGCGCGTTCGAGCTGGTGCCGCTGGTGGTGTTCGGCCTGTGGGGCGGCGCCCTGGCGGACGCGCTGGACCGGCGCCGCCTGGTGCTGCTCAGCGAGGCCGGGCTGGCCCTGCTGGCGGCGCTGCTGCTGGCGAACGCGCTGCTGCCGCACCCGCTGCTGTGGCCGATCTACCTGGTCGCGGCGCTGACCGCGGCGCTGGCGGGCCTGCAGCGCCCGGCGCTGGACTCGATGGTGCCCCGGGTGGTGGCGCACGACCAGCTGCCCGCCGCGTTCGCCCTCAACTCGCTGTACCGCAACGTCGCCTCGGTGGCCGGGCCGCCGCTGGCCGGCGTGGTGGTCGCGGTCTCCGGCGCCCGCAGCGCCTACGCGCTGGACCTGCTGACCTTCCTGCTCTCGCTGGCGCTGATCGTCCGGATGCGGCCGGTGCCGCCCGCCGAGAGCGCCGAGTCCCCCTCGCTGCGCACCATCGGGCAGGGCCTGTCGTACGCCTGGAGCCGCAAGGACCTGCTGGGCACCTACGCGATCGACCTGGTGGCGATGCTGTTCGCCTACCCGGTGGCGCTGTACCCGTTCCTGGCGGCGGAGTTGGACGCCGAGTGGGCGCTGGGCCTGCTGTACGGGGCGACGGCGGCCGGGGCGCTGCTGGTGGCGGCCACCGGCGGCTGGACGGCCCGGGTGCACCGGCACGGGCGGATGCTGCTGTTCGCGGCGCTCGGCTGGGGCGGGGCGATGGCGCTGGCGGGCCTGGCCGGGAACGTCTGGCTGGTGCTGCTGTTCCTGGCGGTGGCCGGCGGGGCGGACCAGGTCAGCGGGGTGGCCAGGTCGACGATCTGGAACCAGTCCATCCCCGACGAGCTGCGCGGGCGGCTCGCCGGGGTGGAGGTGCTCTCGTACTCGGTGGGCCCGCAGCTGGGCCAGGTGCGGGCCGGCGGGATGGCGGCGCTGGTGGGGGTGCGCGGCTCGATCTGGGCGGGCGGGCTGCTGTGCGTGGCGGGCGTGCTGGCGCTGACCGCGGCGATCCCCCGGCTGCTGGCCTGGGACTCGCGCACCGACCCGCACGCGCTGGCGGTGCGGGCCCAGCACGAGCGCCAGGCCGCGGGCGTCTCCTGA
- the map gene encoding type I methionyl aminopeptidase, whose product MALVPGTLSPTRKVPAHIARPEYVGKPAPTPYTGPEVQDDETIEKMRIAGRIAARAMAEAAKLIAPGVTTDELDAVAHAYMCDHGAYPSDLGYRGFPKSICTSVNEVICHGIPDSTVLRDGDIVNIDATAYIHGVHGDLNATYLCGEVDEESRLLVERTEESLNRAIKAVKPGRQVNVIGRVIESYAKRFGYGVVRDFTGHGINTSFHSGLIIPHYDSDRATQVIRPGMTFTIEPMLTLGTYDYEIWPDGWTVVTKDRKRTAQFEHTLLVTADGAEVLTLP is encoded by the coding sequence ATGGCTCTGGTACCCGGCACGCTGTCCCCCACCCGCAAGGTCCCCGCGCACATCGCGCGTCCGGAGTACGTCGGCAAGCCCGCGCCGACGCCGTACACCGGCCCCGAGGTGCAGGACGACGAGACGATCGAGAAGATGCGGATCGCCGGCCGGATCGCGGCGCGGGCGATGGCCGAGGCCGCGAAGCTGATCGCCCCGGGCGTGACCACCGACGAGCTGGACGCCGTCGCCCACGCGTACATGTGCGACCACGGCGCGTACCCGTCGGACCTCGGCTACCGGGGCTTCCCCAAGTCGATCTGCACCTCGGTCAACGAGGTGATCTGCCACGGCATCCCGGACTCGACGGTGCTGCGGGACGGCGACATCGTCAACATCGACGCGACCGCGTACATCCACGGCGTGCACGGCGACCTGAACGCCACCTACCTGTGCGGCGAGGTGGACGAGGAGTCCCGGCTGCTGGTCGAGCGCACCGAGGAGTCGCTGAACCGGGCGATCAAGGCGGTCAAGCCGGGCCGGCAGGTCAACGTGATCGGCCGGGTGATCGAGTCGTACGCCAAGCGGTTCGGCTACGGGGTGGTGCGCGACTTCACCGGCCACGGCATCAACACCTCGTTCCACTCCGGCCTGATCATCCCGCACTACGACAGCGACCGGGCCACCCAGGTGATCAGGCCCGGGATGACCTTCACCATCGAGCCGATGCTCACCCTGGGCACCTACGACTACGAGATCTGGCCGGACGGCTGGACGGTGGTCACCAAGGACCGCAAGCGCACCGCCCAGTTCGAGCACACCCTGCTGGTGACCGCGGACGGCGCGGAGGTCCTCACCCTGCCCTGA
- a CDS encoding bifunctional DNA primase/polymerase: MEASGRWTSWWRRERRERREAGGGDAAARLDLLLGAARAGFPVAPAAHPAGHRCSCDRVGCPAPAQHPLSFAWQSQATTDAEQLERWLSRDPEANFVTATGRAHDVLDVPAEAGVLALERLEALGAVGPVAAVGGDRYLFFTATRGTPQDEDEWWTSALDSTPDTVSEHPGLRWHCRGSYTLVPPAALPDGSEVRWLRGPERPLPDPLRVLDVLTDACTEVGAVAQEQWLIG; encoded by the coding sequence ATGGAAGCCAGCGGCAGGTGGACCTCCTGGTGGCGGCGGGAGCGGCGGGAACGCCGGGAGGCCGGCGGAGGGGACGCGGCCGCGAGGCTGGATCTGCTGCTGGGGGCGGCCAGGGCGGGGTTCCCGGTGGCGCCCGCGGCGCACCCGGCCGGGCACCGGTGCTCGTGCGACCGGGTCGGCTGTCCGGCCCCGGCCCAGCACCCGCTGTCCTTCGCCTGGCAGTCCCAGGCCACCACCGACGCCGAGCAGTTGGAGCGCTGGCTCTCCCGGGACCCGGAGGCGAACTTCGTCACCGCGACCGGCCGCGCGCACGACGTGCTGGACGTGCCGGCCGAGGCCGGCGTGCTGGCCCTGGAGCGGCTGGAGGCGCTCGGCGCGGTCGGCCCGGTGGCCGCGGTCGGCGGCGACCGGTACCTGTTCTTCACCGCGACCCGCGGCACCCCGCAGGACGAGGACGAGTGGTGGACCAGCGCGCTGGACTCCACCCCCGACACCGTCTCCGAGCACCCCGGCCTGCGCTGGCACTGCCGCGGCTCGTACACCCTCGTCCCGCCGGCCGCGCTGCCGGACGGCTCCGAGGTGCGCTGGCTGCGCGGCCCCGAGCGCCCGCTGCCGGACCCGCTGCGGGTGCTGGACGTGCTGACCGACGCCTGCACCGAGGTCGGCGCGGTGGCCCAGGAGCAGTGGCTGATCGGCTGA
- a CDS encoding PadR family transcriptional regulator — translation MRYDKRFDGEGRRRWAGGPGRPGVPGDGDGGGFGGRPAFGPFGAPGRPGPPFGPGFGPGGRGFGGHGPRGHGGRRGGRARRGDVRASLLALLLERPMHGYEMITEIGERTGGVWRPSPGSVYPTLQMLEEEGLIKANEESGKKLFELTAQGRAEAEQAGASPWDEAGRRDDWEAVQEVGAALAAVDHAVRQVMMTGSEEQRAKGLAVLAEAKKKLYLILAEEA, via the coding sequence ATGCGGTACGACAAGCGTTTTGACGGAGAAGGCCGGCGTCGCTGGGCCGGGGGTCCGGGTCGACCGGGCGTGCCCGGGGACGGGGACGGCGGCGGTTTCGGCGGACGGCCGGCGTTCGGGCCGTTCGGGGCGCCGGGGCGGCCGGGGCCGCCGTTCGGCCCCGGGTTCGGTCCGGGCGGCCGGGGGTTCGGCGGGCACGGCCCGCGCGGGCACGGCGGCCGGCGCGGCGGACGGGCCAGGCGGGGGGACGTGCGGGCCTCGCTGCTCGCCCTGCTGCTGGAGCGCCCGATGCACGGGTACGAGATGATCACCGAGATCGGTGAGCGCACCGGCGGGGTCTGGCGGCCCAGCCCCGGGTCGGTCTACCCCACGCTCCAGATGCTGGAGGAGGAGGGGCTGATCAAGGCCAACGAGGAGTCCGGCAAGAAGCTGTTCGAACTGACCGCGCAGGGCCGGGCCGAGGCCGAGCAGGCCGGGGCGTCCCCGTGGGACGAGGCCGGCCGGCGGGACGACTGGGAGGCCGTGCAGGAGGTCGGCGCCGCGCTCGCGGCGGTGGACCATGCGGTGCGGCAGGTCATGATGACCGGCTCCGAGGAGCAGCGCGCCAAGGGCCTCGCGGTGCTGGCCGAGGCGAAGAAGAAGCTGTACCTGATCCTGGCCGAGGAGGCCTGA
- a CDS encoding ACT domain-containing protein has protein sequence MAGERDLDRLLSGMHPVRNPGRYVYCTLPGRLPAGLRPVVTVAEPEGVTFVVAQEEADSLGLPYSYVAAWLTLRVHSALEAVGLTAAVSGALAEQGIGCNVVAGFHHDHLFVPAHEADRAVEALNALAASRS, from the coding sequence ATGGCAGGCGAACGCGACCTCGACAGGCTGCTCTCCGGGATGCACCCCGTCCGCAACCCGGGCCGGTACGTGTACTGCACCCTCCCCGGGCGGCTGCCCGCCGGGCTGCGGCCGGTGGTCACCGTGGCCGAGCCCGAGGGCGTCACCTTCGTGGTCGCGCAGGAGGAGGCCGACTCGCTCGGGCTGCCGTACTCGTACGTCGCCGCCTGGCTGACCCTGCGGGTGCACTCGGCGCTGGAGGCGGTCGGGCTGACCGCCGCCGTGTCCGGCGCGCTCGCCGAGCAGGGGATCGGCTGCAACGTGGTGGCCGGCTTCCACCACGACCACCTGTTCGTCCCCGCGCACGAGGCGGACCGGGCCGTCGAGGCGCTCAACGCACTGGCGGCGTCCCGCTCCTGA
- a CDS encoding serine hydrolase produces MSADPQQPAAEWIPATAAALGRELGAAVDGGQFPGGVLVVGQTGAGRAVVGRGLVAPECGGARPDEHTRYDLASLTKVLATWPLVGAAVRAGLLDLDAPLRAAFPGLPSPGGELTTGQLLSHTSGLLPQTGLARYQHTGRPLAEHLCAEPLVSAPGAHHRYVDRGFILLGLLLPELLGRPLPLLAGELWRGLGLDATAYGPLPRDAHLAPTEQRLRGAPRTWGIPHDPSAALLGGVAGHAGVFSSAADLASFAEHLLGADGPLPEWFALSRRPRAAVEPGLHRGLAWIVTADGAVAYHHGFTGTSLYLAPRTGRFVVLCSNAVYHGWDRTRLAGLRGLALRSLLPGN; encoded by the coding sequence GTGTCCGCCGATCCGCAGCAGCCCGCCGCCGAATGGATCCCCGCCACCGCCGCCGCACTGGGCCGGGAACTCGGGGCGGCGGTGGACGGCGGGCAGTTCCCGGGCGGGGTCCTGGTGGTCGGCCAGACCGGGGCCGGGCGGGCGGTGGTCGGCCGCGGGCTGGTCGCCCCCGAGTGCGGCGGGGCCCGGCCCGACGAGCACACCCGCTACGACCTGGCCTCGCTCACCAAGGTGCTCGCCACCTGGCCGCTGGTCGGCGCCGCCGTCCGCGCCGGGCTCCTCGACCTGGACGCCCCGCTGCGCGCCGCCTTCCCCGGACTCCCCTCCCCCGGCGGCGAGTTGACCACGGGCCAGCTGCTGAGCCACACCTCGGGGCTGCTCCCGCAGACCGGCCTGGCCCGCTACCAGCACACCGGGCGGCCGCTCGCCGAGCACCTGTGCGCCGAGCCGCTGGTCTCCGCGCCCGGCGCGCACCATCGGTACGTCGACCGCGGGTTCATCCTGCTCGGCCTGCTGCTGCCCGAACTGCTGGGCCGCCCGCTGCCCCTGCTCGCCGGCGAACTCTGGCGCGGCCTCGGCCTGGACGCCACCGCGTACGGCCCGCTGCCGCGCGACGCGCACCTGGCCCCGACCGAGCAGCGGCTGCGCGGCGCGCCCCGCACCTGGGGCATCCCGCACGACCCGAGCGCGGCCCTGCTCGGCGGGGTGGCCGGGCACGCCGGGGTGTTCTCCTCCGCCGCGGACCTCGCCTCCTTCGCCGAGCACCTGCTCGGCGCGGACGGGCCGCTGCCCGAATGGTTCGCGCTGAGCCGCCGCCCGCGCGCCGCCGTCGAACCCGGCCTGCACCGCGGCCTGGCCTGGATCGTCACCGCGGACGGCGCGGTGGCCTACCACCACGGTTTCACCGGCACCAGCCTGTACCTCGCCCCGCGCACCGGCCGCTTCGTGGTGCTGTGCAGCAACGCCGTCTACCACGGCTGGGACCGCACCCGGCTGGCCGGGCTGCGCGGCCTGGCCCTGCGCTCGCTGCTACCCGGGAACTGA